The following coding sequences are from one Eriocheir sinensis breed Jianghai 21 chromosome 13, ASM2467909v1, whole genome shotgun sequence window:
- the LOC126998279 gene encoding uncharacterized protein LOC126998279: MEGGGTGKVSSRYRHLKSEWDAGGALDEEAEQSTEAAKHVVLERKEAEAPRRASGDGVKERQLHPSECETRRSPSDPLRPIKLKMIPRNVTMGRGATLPLGGSVNTARSPSVPCAPLPAASRPTHTAVIHSGGGHTLIRGTPAFQQPPTSFASMALRYGRRCSSPQTPQLTGCAPCTAAPRSAQTSPSGPRSPRLTSSSSDPWSALISKNHRAQSVGGTIPPGEMDWLPAPSPCSRKSSWSSVSTDNDSVPCW; this comes from the exons GTCTCGTCGAGGTACCGCCATCTCAAGAGCGAGTGGGATGCCGGGGGAGCGCTGGACGAGGAAGCCGAGCAGTCCACTGAGGCTGCCAAACATGTGGtgctggagaggaaggaggccGAGGCGCCGCGCAGGGCCAGCGGCGACGGGGTGAAGGAGAGGCAGCTGCACCCGAGCGAGTGTGAAACCAGGAGATCCCCGTCAG ACCCGCTGCGCCCCATCAAGCTGAAGATGATCCCTCGCAACGTGACGATGGGGCGCGGGGCCACCCTGCCCCTAGGTGGCTCCGTCAACACCGCCCGCTCGCCCTCCGTGCCTTGCGCCCCACTGCCCGCTGCCTCCCGCCCCACGCACACCGCCGTCATCCACTCCGGGGGCGGCCACACTCTCATCCGTGGCACCCCCGCCTTCCAGCAGCCGCCCACGTCCTTCGCCTCCATGGCCCTGCGGTACGGGCGGCGGTGCAGCTCCCCACAGACGCCGCAGCTGACCGGCTGTGCCCCGTGCACCGCGGCGCCGCGCTCCGCCCAGACCTCTCCATCGGGGCCCAGGTCGCCGCGCCTCACCTCCAGCAGCAGTGACCCCTGGAGCGCCCTCATCAGCAAGAACCACCGCGCGCAGAGTGTGGGCGGCACCATCCCGCCGGGGGAGATGGACTGGCTGcccgccccctccccctgctCCAGGAAGAGTTCATGGTCGTCGGTGTCCACGGACAACGACTCGGTGCCCTGCTGGTGA